One stretch of Glycine soja cultivar W05 chromosome 7, ASM419377v2, whole genome shotgun sequence DNA includes these proteins:
- the LOC114420240 gene encoding nuclear transcription factor Y subunit B-6-like isoform X1: METGGFHGYRKLPNTTSGLKLSVSDMNMNMRQQQVASSDQNCSNHSAAGEENECTVREQDRFMPIANVIRIMRKILPPHAKISDDAKETIQECVSEYISFITGEANERCQREQRKTITAEDVLWAMSKLGFDDYIEPLTMYLHRYRELEGDRTSMRGEPLGKRTVEYATLATAFVPPPFHHHNGYFGAAMPMGTYVRETPPNAASSHHHHGISNAHEPNARSI; the protein is encoded by the exons ATGGAAACTGGAGGCTTTCATGGCTACCGCAAGCTCCCCAACACAACCTCTG GGTTGAAGCTGTCAGTGTCAGACATGAACATGAACATGAGGCAGCAGCAGGTAGCATCATCAGATCAGAACTGCAGCAACCACAGTGCAGCAGGAGAGGAGAACGAATGCACGGTGAGGGAGCAAGACAGGTTCATGCCAATCGCTAACGTGATACGGATCATGCGCAAGATTCTCCCTCCACACGCAAAAATCTCCGATGATGCAAAGGAGACAATCCAAGAGTGCGTGTCGGAGTACATCAGCTTCATCACCGGGGAGGCCAACGAGCGTTGCCAGAGGGAGCAGCGCAAGACCATAACCGCAGAGGACGTGCTTTGGGCAATGAGTAAGCTTGGATTCGACGACTACATCGAACCGTTAACCATGTACCTTCACCGCTACCGTGAGCTGGAGGGTGACCGCACCTCTATGAGGGGTGAACCGCTCGGGAAGAGGACTGTGGAATATGCCACGCTTGCTACTGCTTTTGTGCCGCCACCCTTTCATCACCACAATGGCTACTTTGGTGCTGCCATGCCCATGGGGACTTACGTTAGGGAAACGCCACCAAATGCTGCGTCATCTCATCACCATCATGGAATCTCCAATGCTCATGAACCAAATGCTCGCTccatataa
- the LOC114420754 gene encoding nudix hydrolase 2-like has translation MDSVPVPSLSASSTLTEEVQVTALQMIELLTSTTDEHGGVIVEMDKPMDSATFVSILRASISHWKQLGNMGVWIKSPIHLVSLVEALVKEGFWYHHAEPKYLMLVYWIPDSANTIANATHRVGVGAFVVNEK, from the exons ATGGATTCTGTTCCTGTTCCATCCCTGTCAGCCTCCTCGACCCTTACGGAAGAAGTACAAGTGACTGCATTGCAGATGATTGAACTGCTAACATCTACCACTGATGAACATGGTGGTGTTATTGTGGAAATGGACAAGCCTATGGATTCTGCAACTTTTGTGTCCATCCTCAGAGCTTCAATTTCACACTGGAAACAACTC GGCAATATGGGTGTTTGGATAAAATCGCCTATTCATCTAGTCAGTCTAGTTGAAGCTCTAGTTAAG GAAGGTTTTTGGTATCACCATGCGGAACCAAAATATTTAATGCTAGTATATTGGATTCCCGACTCCGCAAATACTATTGCAAATGCCACACACCGAGTGGGTGTTGGTGCATTTGTTGTGAATGAAAAATGA
- the LOC114420240 gene encoding nuclear transcription factor Y subunit B-1-like isoform X2 produces the protein MNMNMRQQQVASSDQNCSNHSAAGEENECTVREQDRFMPIANVIRIMRKILPPHAKISDDAKETIQECVSEYISFITGEANERCQREQRKTITAEDVLWAMSKLGFDDYIEPLTMYLHRYRELEGDRTSMRGEPLGKRTVEYATLATAFVPPPFHHHNGYFGAAMPMGTYVRETPPNAASSHHHHGISNAHEPNARSI, from the coding sequence ATGAACATGAACATGAGGCAGCAGCAGGTAGCATCATCAGATCAGAACTGCAGCAACCACAGTGCAGCAGGAGAGGAGAACGAATGCACGGTGAGGGAGCAAGACAGGTTCATGCCAATCGCTAACGTGATACGGATCATGCGCAAGATTCTCCCTCCACACGCAAAAATCTCCGATGATGCAAAGGAGACAATCCAAGAGTGCGTGTCGGAGTACATCAGCTTCATCACCGGGGAGGCCAACGAGCGTTGCCAGAGGGAGCAGCGCAAGACCATAACCGCAGAGGACGTGCTTTGGGCAATGAGTAAGCTTGGATTCGACGACTACATCGAACCGTTAACCATGTACCTTCACCGCTACCGTGAGCTGGAGGGTGACCGCACCTCTATGAGGGGTGAACCGCTCGGGAAGAGGACTGTGGAATATGCCACGCTTGCTACTGCTTTTGTGCCGCCACCCTTTCATCACCACAATGGCTACTTTGGTGCTGCCATGCCCATGGGGACTTACGTTAGGGAAACGCCACCAAATGCTGCGTCATCTCATCACCATCATGGAATCTCCAATGCTCATGAACCAAATGCTCGCTccatataa